In Candidatus Bipolaricaulota bacterium, the DNA window ATGTCGGGACGAACGCCCGCATCGCCGTGCTCGGGATCGGGGACGGCGGGGTGAACGCGATCGATCGGATGAGGGCCGAGCGGCTGGGCGGGGTGCGCTTGATCGCAGTCGACACCGATAAACAGGTCCTTGGGATCTCCCGCGCCGATGAGACCCTGCAGCTCGGGATGGACATCACCGGCGGCCGCGGGACGGGCGGAGACGAGGAGAAGGGGAGGAAAGCGGCGGAGGAGTCGCGGTGGGAGATCGCATCGCTCCTCAAGGGGACCGATCTCGTGTTCATCACCGCCGGGCTCGGCGGTGGGACCGGAACCGGAGCCGCGCCGGTGATCGCCGAGATAGCGCGGGAGTCCGGCGCACTTACGATCGCGGTCGTGACGCGGCCGTTCTCGTTCGAGGGAAGCGTGCGACAGGCGCGGGCCGAGGCGGGGTTGAAGCGATTACGGAACGCTGCCGATGTGCTGATCGCCATCTCCAACGACCGCCTGTTGGAGACGGGAGCGAAGGGATTGGCGATGACCAAGGCGTTTGAGCTCGCCGATGGAATCCTCCACCAGGGGGTGCGGGGGATCTCCGATCTCGTCACGGTGCGCGGGTTGGTCAACCTCGACTTCGCCGATATCCGCAACATCCTCGCCGGAGCAGGGGAAGCGATGATGGGAATGGGGGAGGCGAGCGGGGAGGGGCGTGCCCTTGCCGCTGCCAAGCTCGCAAGCACCAACCCCCTCCTCGAGGGAGGGTCGATCCGCGGCGCGCGGCGGATAATCATGAACGTCACCGCGGGGACCGACCTCACCCTGAACGAGGTGACGTCCGCCGCCGACCTGATCCGGCGGGTCGCTGCCACCGAGTGCGATCTCGTCTTCGGTGCGGTGATCGACGACTCCCTCTCCGAGAGGGTGAAGATCACCGTCATCGCCGCCGACTTCCAACCCCCGCAGGAGGTGGAGAAGAAGCTCCACCCCCAGCGCCGCGTCCGAATCAAGCCGGACGAGAACCTCGACCT includes these proteins:
- the ftsZ gene encoding cell division protein FtsZ, coding for MIGEPPLVERARQAAPPHVGTNARIAVLGIGDGGVNAIDRMRAERLGGVRLIAVDTDKQVLGISRADETLQLGMDITGGRGTGGDEEKGRKAAEESRWEIASLLKGTDLVFITAGLGGGTGTGAAPVIAEIARESGALTIAVVTRPFSFEGSVRQARAEAGLKRLRNAADVLIAISNDRLLETGAKGLAMTKAFELADGILHQGVRGISDLVTVRGLVNLDFADIRNILAGAGEAMMGMGEASGEGRALAAAKLASTNPLLEGGSIRGARRIIMNVTAGTDLTLNEVTSAADLIRRVAATECDLVFGAVIDDSLSERVKITVIAADFQPPQEVEKKLHPQRRVRIKPDENLDLPTFLRRNREAKEGNEGLEE